In Spirochaeta isovalerica, one DNA window encodes the following:
- a CDS encoding L-fucose isomerase codes for MKMNKAVNRLRGSMPKVGIRPTIDGRRNGVRESLEEQTMNMAKSAAKLISENLKHPNGLPVECVIADTTIGGFAEAADCADKFKRENVGVSLTVTPCWCYGSETMDTDPHMPKAVWGFNGTERPGAVYLAAVLAGYTQKGLPAFGIYGRDVQDSDDTSVPNDVKGKILDFAKAGLAVAYMKDKSYLSLGNVSMGIAGSIVDQDFFLKYLGVRTETVDMVEFMRRIDEEIYDKEEYEKAMKWVAEFCKVGKDDNPADKQRTAEQKQEDWETSVKMTLIARDLMVGNPKLAEIGYGEEAMGRNAIAGGFQGQRQWTDYKANGDFMETMLNTSFDWNGIREPYVMATENDSLNAVPMLFGHLLSDRAQIFSDVRTYWSPEAIERVTGWKPEGLAEGGLIHLINSGSTTLDGSGAMSENGEPVMKPWWDVTEEDAKNCLDATLFRPADTGYFRGGGYSTDFLTKGGMPVTMSRVNLVNGLGPVLQIAEGFTAEIPANVHDTLDDRTNPTWPTTWFAPRLTGEGNFRDVYAVMANWGANHGAISYGHIGAQLITLASMLRIPVSMHNVPEEKIFRPSAWASFGMDREGADYRACANFGPLYK; via the coding sequence ATGAAAATGAATAAAGCTGTAAACCGCCTACGCGGCTCCATGCCGAAAGTGGGAATCCGACCGACAATCGACGGACGTCGCAACGGGGTCCGCGAATCGCTGGAAGAACAGACAATGAATATGGCGAAAAGCGCCGCTAAACTGATTTCAGAGAATCTGAAACATCCCAACGGGCTGCCTGTGGAATGTGTCATCGCCGACACAACCATCGGCGGCTTTGCCGAAGCGGCGGACTGCGCCGATAAGTTCAAGCGGGAAAATGTGGGTGTGTCTCTGACTGTAACACCATGCTGGTGTTATGGATCGGAAACAATGGATACGGATCCTCATATGCCGAAGGCTGTCTGGGGGTTCAACGGCACGGAAAGACCGGGGGCCGTCTATCTCGCAGCGGTTCTGGCGGGATACACTCAAAAAGGACTACCTGCTTTCGGAATTTACGGACGGGATGTACAGGATTCCGATGATACGTCGGTCCCCAACGATGTAAAAGGCAAAATACTCGATTTTGCCAAAGCGGGCCTGGCCGTGGCATATATGAAAGACAAATCCTACCTGTCTCTCGGGAATGTTTCCATGGGCATAGCCGGTTCCATCGTGGATCAGGATTTCTTCCTCAAATACCTCGGTGTCCGCACGGAAACGGTCGATATGGTTGAGTTTATGCGCCGCATCGATGAGGAGATATATGACAAAGAGGAATATGAAAAAGCCATGAAATGGGTTGCCGAGTTCTGCAAGGTCGGGAAAGATGACAATCCGGCGGATAAACAGAGAACGGCGGAACAGAAGCAGGAAGACTGGGAAACCTCGGTTAAAATGACTTTGATCGCCAGGGACCTCATGGTGGGGAATCCGAAACTGGCTGAAATAGGATATGGAGAAGAGGCCATGGGGCGCAACGCCATCGCGGGCGGTTTCCAGGGGCAGCGCCAGTGGACAGATTACAAAGCCAACGGCGATTTTATGGAAACCATGCTCAATACCTCCTTCGACTGGAACGGAATCAGGGAACCCTATGTCATGGCAACGGAAAACGATTCGCTCAATGCCGTGCCCATGCTCTTCGGCCATCTGCTCTCCGACCGCGCCCAGATTTTCAGTGATGTCAGAACCTACTGGAGCCCCGAAGCGATCGAGCGGGTTACAGGTTGGAAACCTGAGGGATTGGCGGAAGGCGGACTCATCCACCTTATCAACTCGGGATCGACGACACTCGACGGTTCGGGTGCCATGAGCGAAAATGGTGAACCGGTTATGAAACCCTGGTGGGATGTGACGGAGGAGGACGCGAAAAACTGTCTCGACGCCACGCTTTTCCGGCCTGCCGATACAGGCTATTTCAGAGGCGGCGGTTATTCCACGGACTTTCTGACTAAAGGCGGTATGCCCGTAACCATGAGCCGCGTTAATCTGGTCAACGGACTGGGACCTGTCCTGCAGATTGCTGAAGGTTTCACCGCGGAGATTCCCGCAAATGTACACGACACCCTTGATGACCGGACCAATCCGACATGGCCTACAACCTGGTTTGCTCCGCGGCTGACCGGAGAGGGGAACTTCCGCGATGTCTACGCGGTAATGGCCAACTGGGGCGCCAACCACGGTGCCATCAGCTACGGTCATATCGGAGCGCAGCTGATAACACTGGCTTCCATGCTCAGAATCCCTGTTTCCATGCACAATGTTCCGGAAGAGAAGATCTTCCGGCCTTCCGCCTGGGCATCTTTCGGTATGGACAGGGAAGGTGCCGACTACAGGGCATGCGCCAACTTCGGGCCGTTGTATAAATAA
- a CDS encoding hybrid sensor histidine kinase/response regulator translates to MNLNPEIMQQVFMNNSDSVAIVSENRHLICNKSYMSLFGLKSFNDGEDLLFTDCFPEEEQENVRKLIRELQTGKSENRFIKTRGVRQDGTLFPLELSVSCSPSDNGSPPVFLIAARDNRELIKMEIELEKSRRSLSLIKQCHQILLKEEQEQFFLDKISAVISKTDDYDLTWYSLQKDDGNLCTGSFSGGNKLIGSIRSLFLSSKAMKEKKTIIYDNLDGFFDDADEKENISAGGYNSLICLPIIVDKKALGTLSIYSKKAYVFSDDRENLENLLEDISHGIQSIRLKNKQNELEMQLLQAQKMETIGTLAGGIAHDFNNIMTPILGYSEIILNKLRSDDPLYRYNQQIFNGAVRAKELVKQILAFSHMESRKKEPVFIDRIVKESLQLMGAIIPRTINIYKHICNHCGKVMGDPAQMHQVVTNLCTNAFQSMEEKGGNLTVELKKVTVDQKMKKQYPELKTGQYAQLIVADTGQGMSPEIRNRIFEPFFTTKPVGKGTGLGLSVVHGIISSHDGSIHVESREGMGTLFRILLPLIPENEEEISSEDKPEGQENMILLIDDHKDITELLKIMLINSGFAVKSSNDSLDALSLFSKSPDLFTLLITDLNMPDISGLDLLKEIRRKRKDLPAILITGHEENLTEREKRDLNIKEVIHKPILRNTLIDAVHRCFSD, encoded by the coding sequence ATGAACTTGAACCCGGAAATAATGCAGCAGGTTTTTATGAACAACTCCGATTCAGTGGCAATTGTATCAGAAAACCGCCATCTTATCTGCAATAAATCCTATATGAGCCTCTTCGGTCTGAAAAGCTTCAACGACGGCGAAGATCTGCTATTCACGGACTGTTTTCCTGAAGAGGAGCAGGAGAATGTCAGGAAACTTATCAGGGAGCTACAGACCGGTAAGAGCGAAAACCGCTTTATTAAAACCAGAGGCGTGAGACAGGACGGAACATTGTTCCCTCTTGAATTATCCGTATCCTGCTCCCCTTCCGATAACGGAAGCCCGCCCGTCTTTCTCATAGCTGCCAGAGATAACAGAGAGCTTATAAAAATGGAGATCGAGCTGGAAAAAAGCCGACGTTCCCTGTCTCTCATAAAGCAGTGCCATCAGATACTCCTCAAAGAAGAACAGGAGCAGTTTTTTCTCGATAAGATTTCGGCCGTCATAAGCAAAACGGATGATTATGACCTGACATGGTATTCCCTTCAGAAAGATGACGGCAACTTATGCACTGGAAGTTTCTCCGGGGGAAACAAACTGATCGGCTCCATCCGCTCCCTGTTCCTGTCATCAAAAGCAATGAAAGAAAAGAAAACCATCATATACGATAATCTGGACGGCTTTTTTGATGATGCGGATGAAAAGGAAAACATTTCGGCAGGAGGATACAACTCACTGATCTGCCTGCCGATCATCGTTGATAAAAAAGCGCTGGGAACCCTCAGCATCTATTCAAAAAAAGCCTATGTTTTTTCAGACGACAGGGAGAATCTGGAAAATCTCCTGGAGGATATCAGTCACGGAATACAGTCAATCCGGCTCAAGAACAAACAGAATGAACTGGAAATGCAGCTCCTTCAAGCTCAGAAAATGGAAACCATAGGGACTCTGGCCGGAGGAATCGCTCACGACTTCAATAATATCATGACGCCGATCCTCGGTTATTCGGAGATAATTCTGAACAAACTCCGCTCCGATGATCCGCTGTACAGATATAATCAGCAAATCTTCAACGGAGCGGTCCGGGCCAAAGAACTGGTGAAACAGATTCTGGCCTTCAGTCATATGGAAAGCCGGAAAAAAGAACCGGTTTTTATTGACAGGATCGTTAAAGAATCCCTGCAGCTTATGGGTGCCATCATTCCCAGAACCATTAATATCTACAAGCACATTTGCAATCATTGCGGAAAAGTCATGGGTGATCCCGCCCAAATGCATCAGGTAGTTACCAATCTCTGTACAAATGCCTTTCAATCCATGGAAGAAAAAGGTGGAAATCTGACTGTGGAACTGAAAAAGGTGACAGTTGATCAGAAGATGAAAAAGCAATATCCCGAACTTAAAACCGGACAGTACGCCCAGCTGATTGTTGCCGATACAGGCCAGGGCATGAGTCCGGAAATAAGGAACCGCATTTTCGAACCCTTCTTCACGACCAAACCCGTCGGAAAAGGTACCGGCCTCGGCCTGTCGGTCGTCCATGGGATTATAAGCAGTCATGACGGCTCGATTCATGTCGAAAGCCGCGAAGGAATGGGGACGCTATTCCGGATTCTCCTCCCCCTTATACCGGAAAATGAGGAAGAGATATCTTCCGAAGATAAACCTGAGGGACAGGAAAACATGATTCTGCTGATCGATGATCATAAAGACATTACTGAGCTCCTGAAAATCATGTTGATCAACAGCGGTTTCGCAGTAAAGAGCTCCAATGACTCACTGGACGCTCTGAGCCTTTTTTCCAAAAGCCCCGATCTTTTCACACTGCTTATTACCGATCTGAACATGCCTGATATAAGCGGGCTGGATCTTTTGAAAGAGATAAGGAGAAAACGGAAGGATCTGCCGGCCATCCTCATAACCGGCCATGAGGAAAACCTGACGGAACGGGAAAAAAGAGACCTGAATATTAAAGAAGTGATTCATAAACCGATACTGCGAAATACGCTTATTGATGCTGTACACCGCTGCTTTTCCGACTGA
- the ftcD gene encoding glutamate formimidoyltransferase: MSQKLVECVPNFSEGADMAKIGEITRTIESVKGIRLLDVDPGADTNRTVVTFVGSPDDVEEAAFLAIKRASEIIDMRAHKGAHPRMGATDVCPFIPVEGVTMDDCAEMARRVGKRVGDELRIPVYLYENAATSEERRNLAHVRKGEYEGLEERLKDPYWKPDFGPADFNAGAGATAISAREFLIAYNISLNTRESKYATDIAFELRKKGRVARTGNTLPFYFKGKLAYYSENNYPCGNCDFIAKKPEGLTEHYKADHDIDFAELCSLHDVDMDKMPGRGVLRAGKFDYCKSIGWYVDEYERAQLSINLTNYRETPAHLVLEEARRLASERGLVVTGSEIVGLVPFQAILESGKYYLEKQGQSTGIPVRDIIKAAIQSMGLDDLAPFDIEKKVIGLPKEYDNALVDMTLRDLTDEVSRETPAPGGGSIAAAAGAMGAALSSMVSNLTQGKAGSEDIDAVMTENAEKAQVLKDALLLAVDEDTNAFNAYMNALRLPKKTAEEKEYRLEQMDAGLKEAVNVPWQTAVRSFEAIETAKVAAELGNVNSITDAAVGAQIAYAGVRGGLLNVLINLKDIRDKYFVEEMEKKCAELEIKATELLKMINSFVDNKLLELRRP, from the coding sequence ATGAGTCAAAAACTGGTGGAATGTGTTCCCAACTTCTCTGAAGGCGCCGATATGGCGAAAATAGGTGAAATAACCAGAACAATTGAATCGGTCAAAGGAATCAGGCTTCTCGATGTGGATCCCGGCGCCGATACAAACCGCACAGTCGTCACTTTCGTCGGTTCTCCCGATGATGTGGAAGAAGCGGCCTTTCTGGCTATAAAAAGAGCCTCCGAGATTATTGATATGAGAGCTCACAAGGGAGCCCATCCCAGAATGGGCGCCACCGATGTCTGTCCCTTTATCCCCGTTGAAGGCGTTACCATGGACGATTGTGCCGAAATGGCCCGAAGAGTGGGAAAACGGGTCGGAGACGAATTGAGAATCCCTGTTTATCTCTATGAAAACGCCGCGACCTCCGAAGAGAGGCGGAACCTCGCCCATGTGCGGAAAGGGGAATATGAAGGACTTGAGGAAAGACTGAAAGATCCCTACTGGAAACCGGATTTCGGACCGGCTGATTTTAATGCCGGAGCAGGCGCCACAGCCATAAGCGCCAGAGAATTCCTCATTGCCTATAACATATCTCTCAATACGAGAGAGAGCAAATACGCTACGGACATAGCTTTTGAACTGAGAAAAAAAGGGAGAGTCGCCCGGACCGGCAACACATTACCTTTTTATTTTAAGGGGAAACTGGCCTATTACAGCGAAAATAATTATCCCTGCGGCAATTGTGATTTCATTGCAAAGAAACCGGAAGGCCTGACCGAACATTACAAAGCGGACCATGATATAGATTTTGCCGAACTCTGTTCTCTGCACGATGTGGATATGGACAAAATGCCGGGGCGCGGCGTTCTCCGGGCCGGCAAATTCGATTACTGCAAATCAATCGGATGGTATGTCGATGAATACGAGAGGGCCCAGCTCTCCATAAACCTGACCAACTACAGGGAAACACCGGCCCACCTCGTTCTGGAAGAAGCCAGAAGACTGGCATCCGAGCGGGGACTAGTCGTAACGGGCAGCGAAATTGTCGGGCTTGTTCCTTTCCAGGCCATTCTGGAATCGGGAAAATACTACCTTGAGAAACAGGGCCAATCCACAGGAATTCCTGTCAGGGACATTATAAAAGCCGCCATCCAATCCATGGGGCTTGATGATCTGGCGCCCTTTGATATCGAAAAAAAGGTTATCGGACTCCCGAAGGAATATGACAACGCACTCGTCGATATGACGTTGAGAGATCTGACCGATGAAGTCTCCCGAGAGACTCCGGCACCGGGAGGCGGTTCCATAGCCGCGGCAGCGGGTGCTATGGGAGCGGCGCTTTCCTCAATGGTGTCCAATCTGACACAGGGAAAGGCGGGATCGGAAGACATTGACGCGGTCATGACTGAAAATGCCGAAAAAGCCCAGGTTCTGAAGGACGCTCTTCTCCTGGCGGTAGATGAAGACACAAATGCGTTCAACGCTTATATGAACGCGCTCAGACTCCCTAAAAAGACTGCTGAGGAAAAAGAATACCGCCTTGAGCAAATGGATGCGGGCCTGAAGGAAGCCGTAAATGTCCCCTGGCAGACTGCAGTCAGAAGTTTCGAAGCGATCGAAACGGCGAAAGTAGCGGCGGAACTGGGTAACGTCAATTCCATTACCGATGCGGCAGTAGGCGCGCAGATTGCCTATGCAGGTGTCAGAGGCGGATTACTTAATGTACTGATAAACCTCAAGGACATAAGAGACAAATACTTTGTGGAGGAGATGGAGAAGAAATGCGCCGAACTGGAAATAAAGGCGACAGAACTTCTGAAAATGATTAATTCCTTTGTAGACAACAAACTGCTGGAATTGAGACGTCCATAA
- a CDS encoding YgaP family membrane protein produces the protein MKNMGKTDRLIRFVAGIILIAAAVYLQISSGRLWWLGIPGGIFLGTSLLSFCPLYLPFKINTGKKD, from the coding sequence ATGAAAAATATGGGAAAAACCGACAGGCTCATTCGTTTTGTCGCAGGGATAATATTAATCGCGGCAGCTGTATATCTGCAGATAAGTTCAGGTCGTCTCTGGTGGCTGGGCATTCCGGGAGGAATTTTCCTGGGAACTTCTCTCCTGTCATTCTGTCCTCTTTATCTGCCATTTAAAATCAATACAGGCAAAAAAGATTAA
- a CDS encoding helix-turn-helix domain-containing protein, protein MNEIGIYREGGLPPFSMGFLKYDIKVLRCSYWDVYYWQHDSLLAPYWRIYWNDRDGASIFLKGKEWEMKPSRLYLIPPNTAFGSRFELNAPRKERNFLMGCPVSDDDNERPLKSMKHFFIHFTAGLPWDHIGPAVYEYEAKGEKIRLVDELREKLSHPANVMDRQSIFSVRALINLLFLEIPDLDWPDGIVDDRIERILGYMESHYLEPLQVKDLAELINISENGFSRLFRKNTGKSPREFLIGRRLEHACTLLHHSNYSIDEIAVMSGFCDRSYFSRMFIRKYGTGPARFRKTSFNR, encoded by the coding sequence ATGAACGAAATCGGTATCTATAGAGAGGGGGGGCTTCCCCCCTTTTCCATGGGTTTTCTCAAATACGATATCAAGGTTCTCCGCTGCAGTTACTGGGATGTTTATTACTGGCAGCACGATTCTCTTCTGGCCCCCTACTGGAGAATCTACTGGAATGACCGGGACGGGGCATCCATATTTCTCAAAGGGAAAGAATGGGAAATGAAACCCTCCCGTCTTTATCTTATCCCTCCCAACACAGCTTTCGGGTCGCGTTTTGAACTGAATGCTCCCAGGAAAGAGAGGAATTTCCTTATGGGATGTCCTGTCAGCGATGATGATAATGAACGGCCTCTGAAGTCCATGAAGCATTTTTTTATTCATTTTACTGCCGGGCTGCCCTGGGACCACATCGGCCCGGCGGTCTATGAATACGAAGCGAAGGGAGAAAAAATCCGGCTTGTTGATGAGTTGAGAGAAAAGTTGAGCCATCCTGCGAATGTTATGGACCGGCAATCCATTTTTTCCGTGAGAGCCCTTATCAACCTTCTCTTTCTGGAGATTCCCGATCTGGACTGGCCCGATGGAATAGTCGATGACAGAATTGAGCGGATTCTCGGTTATATGGAATCCCATTATCTCGAACCGTTACAGGTAAAAGATCTTGCGGAGCTGATTAATATATCGGAGAACGGTTTCAGCAGGCTCTTCAGAAAGAACACCGGTAAAAGCCCCAGGGAATTTCTTATAGGCAGAAGGCTGGAGCACGCCTGCACTTTGCTTCATCACAGCAATTACTCTATTGATGAGATAGCTGTTATGAGCGGATTCTGCGACCGTTCCTATTTCAGCCGCATGTTTATCCGAAAATACGGTACCGGTCCGGCCCGGTTCAGAAAGACTTCCTTTAACCGCTGA
- a CDS encoding Crp/Fnr family transcriptional regulator: MSESSISREVTTYLARHSQLTVSPVDYEILEKTARLVDLDERDVLLSHGEPCLYLPFVLQGSIKVTKSSENAREIVLYYIREEGSCILSALGILNGTAYPANALCENKARILLVPSAVVKDFVNRYEGWRNFIFQLYNSRFHQLLEFIDEILFTNLDTRLVRFLLSATGGDSSVRKTHQQIAEELGSSREVISRLLKDMEKADLLKLGRGNILVTNEQKLKKRYLM, encoded by the coding sequence TTGTCAGAGAGTTCGATCAGCCGGGAAGTAACCACTTATCTCGCGCGTCACAGTCAATTGACCGTGTCCCCGGTAGACTATGAAATCCTGGAAAAAACCGCGCGCTTAGTCGATCTGGACGAGAGAGATGTCCTGCTGAGCCATGGCGAACCCTGCCTGTATCTGCCATTCGTTCTGCAAGGCAGTATTAAAGTAACCAAATCTTCAGAAAACGCCAGAGAAATCGTTCTTTACTACATCCGGGAGGAGGGAAGCTGTATTCTATCGGCATTGGGGATTCTCAATGGAACAGCCTATCCGGCCAATGCGCTTTGCGAGAATAAGGCTCGGATTCTTCTTGTTCCTTCAGCAGTCGTAAAGGATTTTGTCAATCGTTATGAAGGATGGCGGAATTTCATTTTCCAGCTCTATAACAGCCGTTTCCATCAGCTTCTGGAGTTCATAGATGAAATTCTGTTCACCAATCTCGATACGAGGCTGGTCAGATTTCTACTGTCGGCAACCGGAGGAGATTCCTCAGTCAGAAAAACGCACCAGCAGATCGCCGAAGAGCTCGGTTCCTCAAGAGAAGTTATCAGCCGCCTTCTTAAGGACATGGAAAAAGCCGATCTGTTAAAACTCGGCCGCGGCAATATTCTTGTTACCAATGAACAAAAATTAAAAAAAAGATACTTAATGTAA
- a CDS encoding rhamnulokinase: MIHQGNYMALDFGAESGRAIIVSLKDGKAELEEIHRFPNRPVLLGGTLHWDLPYLFNEILTSLKIARIREIPLDSIAVDTWGVDFGLLDCYGDLIGNPVHYRDSRTDDAKADSPMDDEEIFSETGALPWNIGSLFQLKSLKDNKPEQLLRTDAFLNTPDLFNYLLCGEKKSELTIASTSLMADCEGRWSGKILDSFEIPFIFSEIIKPGVVLSTLRSELEDLTGYKGLKVLTTCSHDTASVAAIVPERTGDTAFLSSGTWSILGKINDNALTGLQYLQNGFTNEASLDSWYLCRNITGLYPFQELKREWEHSSDPWDYGKMCREAASAVSKGFVDLEQSDFQSPGHMTEKINRYLAGLNGKREELTRGEAAKVLLDSLALEYAVNLENLEMLSGETIRTLFILGGGIKNTYLCQRTADLCGKRVIAGIDQGTALGNGLVQAYGLGHIGSAGEIRKIAADSFPMREYSPAFQEERKELINIYREMKEIKNENE; encoded by the coding sequence ATGATTCATCAAGGTAATTACATGGCTCTGGATTTCGGAGCCGAAAGCGGAAGAGCCATCATCGTCAGCTTGAAAGATGGAAAAGCGGAATTGGAGGAAATACACCGTTTCCCCAACCGTCCGGTTTTGCTCGGGGGAACCCTCCATTGGGATCTTCCCTATCTCTTCAATGAAATTCTGACGTCCCTGAAAATCGCCCGGATACGGGAGATCCCCCTGGACAGTATTGCGGTCGATACCTGGGGTGTCGATTTCGGTTTACTCGACTGTTACGGCGATCTGATCGGTAATCCTGTTCATTACCGGGACAGCAGAACCGATGATGCAAAAGCAGACAGCCCTATGGATGATGAGGAGATTTTTTCCGAAACAGGGGCTCTCCCGTGGAACATCGGTTCATTGTTCCAGCTGAAATCCCTAAAGGATAATAAACCGGAACAGTTATTGCGGACTGATGCTTTTCTCAATACGCCGGATCTGTTCAACTATCTTCTCTGCGGAGAAAAGAAATCGGAGCTGACTATTGCCAGTACGTCCCTTATGGCCGATTGCGAAGGCCGCTGGTCCGGGAAGATTCTCGATTCCTTTGAAATCCCTTTTATATTCAGTGAAATTATCAAGCCCGGGGTTGTTCTCTCCACATTGAGAAGCGAACTGGAGGATCTAACAGGATATAAAGGTTTGAAAGTTCTTACCACCTGTTCTCATGATACGGCTTCTGTTGCGGCGATTGTTCCCGAAAGAACCGGTGATACCGCTTTTCTAAGCAGCGGCACATGGAGCATTCTCGGAAAAATCAATGATAATGCCCTTACAGGTCTCCAGTATCTGCAGAATGGTTTTACAAATGAAGCGTCGCTTGATTCCTGGTATCTCTGCCGGAATATAACCGGTCTCTACCCCTTTCAGGAGTTGAAGAGAGAGTGGGAACATTCTTCAGATCCCTGGGATTACGGGAAAATGTGCCGTGAGGCCGCATCGGCCGTCTCGAAAGGTTTTGTCGACCTGGAACAGAGCGATTTTCAGTCTCCCGGTCATATGACGGAAAAAATTAACCGGTACCTCGCGGGACTGAACGGAAAGAGAGAAGAGCTGACAAGAGGGGAGGCGGCCAAAGTTCTCCTCGACAGCCTGGCTCTGGAATACGCCGTCAATCTGGAGAATCTGGAAATGCTCTCAGGAGAGACAATCCGGACACTTTTTATTCTCGGGGGCGGCATAAAGAATACCTATCTCTGCCAGCGCACGGCTGACCTCTGCGGGAAAAGAGTCATTGCGGGAATTGATCAGGGGACGGCTCTGGGTAACGGGCTTGTTCAGGCTTACGGATTAGGCCACATCGGCTCTGCCGGAGAAATCAGAAAAATCGCTGCGGACAGTTTTCCCATGAGGGAATACAGCCCCGCCTTTCAGGAAGAGCGAAAAGAACTCATCAATATATATCGGGAAATGAAGGAGATAAAAAATGAAAATGAATAA
- a CDS encoding response regulator, whose protein sequence is MDTILVVDESSLFRKFAKYMFETQGFVVHTARSGFDGLNQLRKHRPDLVIIDDGLNRQSVNNLLKKKGEDINISETPVIFTAREFTQERIVELCRVKVRRFLVKPLKIDQFFETVDSFLSHSINVDSTSCQLNLHVNQNIILVEVAMGLNSTKLDLVYWKIREIIESNDISDPRIMILMSDVHMEKQSEFVLERFIKSLVSISENSDNVKVLTSEKAVRQAIESNLSLNGVDICNSLIEAIDAFFGKRGLEKLTSNQDIVHQIYLSTNEDFDTKGQIDLNYKTDK, encoded by the coding sequence ATGGACACAATACTGGTAGTGGATGAATCCTCTCTATTCAGGAAATTTGCAAAATATATGTTTGAGACTCAGGGATTTGTCGTACACACGGCTCGCAGCGGGTTTGACGGGCTCAATCAGCTCCGGAAACACCGTCCCGATCTGGTGATAATTGATGACGGATTAAACCGCCAGAGCGTAAACAATCTACTCAAAAAAAAAGGTGAGGATATCAATATCAGCGAAACTCCTGTCATTTTTACAGCGCGGGAGTTTACCCAGGAACGGATCGTCGAGTTATGCCGGGTCAAGGTCAGGCGTTTTCTTGTCAAGCCTCTGAAGATAGATCAGTTCTTCGAAACTGTCGATTCTTTCCTTTCCCATAGCATCAATGTTGATTCAACTTCCTGTCAGCTCAATCTCCATGTCAATCAGAATATCATTCTCGTAGAAGTCGCCATGGGACTGAACAGTACGAAACTGGACCTGGTTTACTGGAAAATACGGGAAATCATCGAGTCCAATGATATTTCCGATCCCCGCATAATGATTCTGATGAGCGATGTTCATATGGAAAAGCAATCGGAGTTCGTTCTGGAAAGATTCATTAAGTCTCTGGTCTCCATAAGTGAAAACAGCGACAACGTAAAGGTTCTGACCAGCGAGAAAGCTGTCAGGCAGGCAATAGAATCGAATCTTTCCCTGAACGGCGTCGATATCTGCAACAGCCTGATTGAAGCCATTGATGCCTTTTTCGGTAAGAGGGGGCTGGAAAAACTGACTTCCAATCAGGACATAGTCCATCAGATATATCTGTCGACAAATGAAGATTTCGATACGAAAGGCCAGATCGATCTGAATTATAAAACAGATAAGTGA
- a CDS encoding rhodanese-like domain-containing protein: protein MKKTSLYIFLLILLVSCGGQRASGQQSVSGTLERGLRVLPVGGGFQSLQYTVYRGDYIVFDLPDTVSIPFTVPDLDIDMVLTRKGNDIPYVKMTKSGTYSFSLGESEGTLNVIDLKAASLTDLSAAEARDLLESRDMTIIDVRTAAEFNSVRIEGAILLPIQELEERLPDLMLDKEDAVLLYCQSGNRSTAASSILLREGYKRVYNLRYGIGDWLSRGYPTK, encoded by the coding sequence TTGAAAAAAACATCATTATATATATTTCTTCTCATTCTTCTTGTATCCTGCGGCGGACAGAGGGCTTCGGGGCAGCAATCTGTATCGGGTACGCTGGAGCGGGGGCTTAGAGTTCTCCCTGTCGGGGGGGGATTCCAATCCTTACAATATACAGTCTACAGGGGAGATTATATCGTATTCGATCTCCCCGATACTGTATCTATTCCTTTTACTGTTCCGGATTTGGATATAGATATGGTTCTTACCAGAAAAGGAAATGACATTCCATATGTAAAAATGACAAAAAGCGGCACTTATTCTTTCTCGCTGGGAGAAAGTGAAGGAACACTCAATGTCATCGATCTGAAGGCAGCTTCCCTTACTGATTTAAGCGCCGCTGAAGCCCGGGATCTTCTCGAAAGCAGAGATATGACCATCATCGATGTCAGAACCGCAGCTGAGTTCAATTCGGTGCGCATTGAAGGGGCGATTCTCCTTCCCATTCAGGAACTGGAAGAGCGCCTGCCGGATCTGATGCTTGATAAGGAAGACGCCGTTCTCCTCTATTGTCAGTCCGGCAACAGAAGTACGGCGGCATCTTCAATTCTTCTCAGAGAGGGATACAAGAGAGTCTATAATCTTCGCTATGGCATCGGAGACTGGCTCTCGAGAGGTTAT